One stretch of Manis pentadactyla isolate mManPen7 chromosome 10, mManPen7.hap1, whole genome shotgun sequence DNA includes these proteins:
- the LOC130679081 gene encoding olfactory receptor 6C2-like translates to MGNHTVTAFILLGLTDDPHLQGLLSIFLFFAYLLSVTGNLTIILLMLVDSHLKIPMYFFLQNFSFLEILFTSACIPRYLYNLSTGDKTITYCACAMQAFFTDLFGVTEFFLLASMSYDCYVAICKPLHYMTIMSSRVCRRFILSCWMAGLLIILPPFSLSQKLEFCDSNIIDSFLCDVSPFLKISCSDTWVIEQMVIVCAVLTFITTLLCVVLSYVYIIKTIVRFPSAQQRKKAFSTCSSHMIVVSITYGSCIFIYVKPSAKESVAINKAVIVLITSIAPMLNPFIYTLRNKQVKQAFSDSIKRITLVFKK, encoded by the exons ATGGGAAACCACACAGTAACAGCATTCATTCTACTGGGACTGACAGATGATCCACACCTTCAGGGTCTGCtttcaatatttctattttttgcctACTTATTAAGTGTAACTGGGAACCTGACTATCATCTTACTTATGTTAGTAGACTCTCATCT aaaaataccaatgtACTTTTTCCTacaaaatttttccttcttagagaTCTTGTTCACATCAGCTTGTATTCCTAGATACTTATATAACCTATCAACAGGGGACAAGACTATTACCTACTGTGCTTGTGCCATGCAAGCATTTTTTACTGATCTTTTTGGAGTAACtgaattttttctcctggcctccatgtcctatgactgctacgtggccatctgcaaacccctgcattacatgaccaTCATGAGCAGCAGAGTCTGCAGAAGATTCATCCTTTCCTGTTGGATGGCTGGCTTGTTAATCATACTCCCACCATTTAGCTTGAGCCAAAAGctggaattctgtgactctaATATCATTGATAGCTTTCTCTGCGATGTATCTCCCTTCCTGAAGATTTCATGCTCAGACACGTGGGTCATTGAGCAGATGGTTATAGTCTGTGCTGTGTTGACCTTCATCACAACTCTTCTTTGTGTAGTGCTCTCCTATGTATATATAATCAAGACTATTGTAAGATtcccttctgcccagcaaaggaaaaaagccttttctacctgttcttcccacatgattgtggtttccatcacctatggaagCTGTATCTTCATCTATgtcaaaccttcagcaaaagaaTCAGTGGCTATTAATAAGGCTGTAATAGTACTAATTACTTCCATTGCTCCTATGTTGAACCCCTTCATTTACACCTTGAGAAATAAGCAAGTAAAACAAGCCTTCAGTGACTCAATCAAAAGAATCACCCTAGTCTTTAAGAAGTAA